Below is a window of Nitrospira sp. DNA.
ACCGACCCCGCTCACTTGACCCTTCAACGTCAGCGAGAGTTGGGACTGCCCTCCGATGCCGTAAACGGAGAACTTGATGCTGGAGGAACCGGCGTTGACGACGAGAATCGTATCGGCCATGGCCCCTACCCTTTTCCCACCCCGGCCCTGGCGGCCAGCGCGTGCGCATAGAGCGCGGCGACCGCGCATGAGGCCATCCTGGTCCGTTGGTTATCAGCTCGACTGGTGAGGATAATGGGGACCTTCGCACCCAACACGACGGCGGCCCCATCGGCCCGCGAGAGGAACATCAGGTTCTTCACCAGCATGTTCCCTGCCTCCAGGTCCGGCACCAGCATAATATCCGGGTTGCCGGCTACGGGCGAGTCGATCTTCTTGATCCTGGCCGCCTCGGCGCTGATGGCGTTGTCGAAGGCCAGCGGGCCATCCAGGATGCCGCCGTGGATCTGCCCCCGCTCGGCCATCTTGCAGAGGGCCGCCGCCTCGATGGTGGAGGGGATCTTCGGATTGATGGTCTCCACGGCCGAGAGGATGGCCACCTTGGGTTGCTTCCAGCCCAACGCGACAAAGAAGTCGATGGCATTTTGCAGGATATCCGCCTTGTCCTCGAGGCTGGGGAAAATGTTGATGGCGGCATCCGTAACGGCAAACACCTTGTGGTAGGTAGGCACGTCCATCACAAAGACATGGCTGACCCGCCGAGCGGTCCGCAGGCCCGTCTCACGCTTGACCACCTCGCCCATCAGCTCGTCGGTGTGAAGGCTCCCCTTCATGAGAAGTTTCGCCCGGCCCAGCCGGACCAGCTCGACCGCCGTCGCCGCAGCAGCGTGGCTATGGGGAGCATCAACAACCTCGTAGGGCGTGATGTCGAGCGCTGACTCCTTCGCCACCCGGCGGATCTTCTCGGACGGGCCCACGAGAATCGGAGTGATGATCCCCGCCTCAGCCGCCTCGACCACGGCGCCGAGCGAGGCGTCGTCGCATGG
It encodes the following:
- a CDS encoding phosphate acetyltransferase: MAIGTTENTEHRGTGKYEALLARCKGMATVPTAVAHPCDDASLGAVVEAAEAGIITPILVGPSEKIRRVAKESALDITPYEVVDAPHSHAAAATAVELVRLGRAKLLMKGSLHTDELMGEVVKRETGLRTARRVSHVFVMDVPTYHKVFAVTDAAINIFPSLEDKADILQNAIDFFVALGWKQPKVAILSAVETINPKIPSTIEAAALCKMAERGQIHGGILDGPLAFDNAISAEAARIKKIDSPVAGNPDIMLVPDLEAGNMLVKNLMFLSRADGAAVVLGAKVPIILTSRADNQRTRMASCAVAALYAHALAARAGVGKG